In one window of Oryza sativa Japonica Group chromosome 9, ASM3414082v1 DNA:
- the LOC107278749 gene encoding probable disease resistance protein At5g43740 has protein sequence MLWKPIRKHIYYCLNPESNVHNLMIAADDLRDTIDTIEERILVGECEGKKPKAQATSWIRSAQSVRDESDKIKNGYEARRIHALGCSWNFFFNYSVSNSATKMHANADEIKKRAPENDGMFSSLPLVGREMPLPPYIVGQDEYKDKIVGSIKQGTTGTIGICGMGGSGKTTLLKQLNNIFSCAAETHEFDHVIYVEVSQQQNLETVLQNIASQLGIMLTQNKDATFRSASLYNFLKERSFLLLIDDLWQTLDLVKVGIPQGGRQLGPQNRQMIVITSRLQQVCYGMDGHCQMIVLQRLKFNEAWSLFESNAGIRITNNVQVKCHAESIVEKCGGLPLALKIVGQAMASKGTEHEWELAVNLLEQSQFHKVPDVENDLYSVLYISYDNLPDERTKQCFLFFAFASYGTVCTESYTKFLDGPWITR, from the coding sequence ATGTTGTGGAAGCCAATCAGGAAGCACATTTACTACTGCCTCAATCCTGAAAGTAATGTTCATAATCTTATGATCGCTGCTGATGATCTGAGGGACACCATTGATACTATCGAGGAGAGAATTCTGGTGGGTGAATGTGAGGGAAAGAAACCAAAGGCACAGGCAACAAGCTGGATACGTAGTGCTCAATCAGTTAGAGATGAATCAGACAAGATAAAAAATGGCTATGAGGCAAGGAGAATACATGCGTTGGGTTGTTCCTggaactttttcttcaactacAGTGTAAGCAATTCTGCCACCAAAATGCATGCTAATGCTGATGAGATCAAGAAGAGAGCTCCTGAGAATGATGGTATGTTCAGCTCCCTGCCACTGGTTGGCAGAGAGATGCCTCTGCCACCCTACATTGTGGGGCAAGATGAGTACAAGGATAAGATTGTTGGTTCCATTAAGCAGGGCACCACAGGCACCATTGGGATATGTGGCATGGGAGGGTCTGGCAAAACTACTCTCCTCAAACAATTGAACAACATCTTCAGCTGCGCTGCAGAAACACACGAATTCGATCATGTCATCTATGTGGAGGTCAGTCAGCAGCAAAATCTGGAGACAGTTCTGCAGAACATCGCATCCCAACTTGGCATTATGCTGACACAGAACAAGGACGCTACATTTAGGTCTGCATCCCTTTATAACTTCTTGAAGGAAAGGAGCTTCCTACTTCTGATAGATGATCTTTGGCAAACACTAGACCTGGTGAAGGTCGGCATACCGCAAGGTGGTCGGCAATTGGGCCCTCAAAACAGGCAGATGATAGTAATAACATCACGTTTGCAACAAGTTTGTTATGGTATGGACGGGCATTGCCAGATGATTGTGTTGCAAAGGTTGAAGTTTAATGAAGCATGGAGTCTCTTTGAATCAAATGCGGGTATTAGAATAACCAATAACGTGCAAGTCAAGTGTCATGCCGAGAGCATAGTGGAGAAGTGTGGAGGCCTTCCGCTTGCTCTTAAGATTGTTGGTCAGGCTATGGCATCAAAAGGAACTGAACATGAATGGGAACTAGCTGTGAATTTGCTTGAACAATCACAATTCCACAAGGTCCCGGATGTAGAAAATGATCTATATTCTGTACTGTACATTAGTTATGACAACCTGCCAGATGAGAGGACAAAGCAATGCTTTCTTTTCTTTGCCTTCGCCAGCTATGGAACTGTATGCACAGAGTCCTACACGAAGTTTTTGGATGGGCCATGGATTActagatga